A region of the Thermodesulfobacteriota bacterium genome:
GAACGCGGCGTCTTCCGAGTTACCGAGGAGGCCCTCGTCGACTTTGTGCGGAATCACACGCAGGGGGTGACCCGATGACGACGAAGAACGCGGAACAGGCGGTCGTCGAGGCCATCAAGGTCTTCCCCGGAAGACCCGAGGAGCGCCGGGTCCTCGTGACCGTCTCCTACTGCGGCCGCCGCGCGACCGTGCCGATGAGGTGGCGCGAGGTGCTCGACCAGAGGAAGTTCCCCCGGCGCACCTTCGACGTGGCCGAGTTCTTCGTCAAGCGCCCCTCGTTCGAGGAACTGAGGTGCCTCCTGGACGCCGGGAGGTGTGGACGATGACGACGGCCGCGGCGGACTTCTTCAATTCGCTGTACGGGTGCTGCGAGCACAACGTCAACCTCCGCGCCATCGACCCGCAACGGAAGCGGCCCGCCCGGGAGGCGTTCGTGCGCGGCTCGGGCGACATCTTCGACTTCGCGGAGAAGCACGCCTCCGACCACGTCTACTTCGGCGTCGCGACACGCAACGGGACCGGTACCAAGGACGGCATCCGCGAGATCGTCGCGGTCCACGTGGACGTGGACTTCAAGGACACGCCCCGCGAGAAGGCTTCCGCGCTCCTTGACGCCTTCCCGCTCCCGCCGACGTTCGTCGTCGAGACCGGCGGTGGGTGGCACCTCTACTGGCTGCTGACCGCCCCCGAGGGCCGGGGCGCGATCCCCCGCGTCGAGGCCATCAACCGGTGGCTGGCCCAGGTGCTGGGCGGCGACCTCAACGCGTGCGACGCCTCCCGGATCCTGCGGGTGCCTGGCACGCGCAACCACAAGTACGACTCGGCACCGGTCGTCACGATCAGCGAGGCGCACCCGGAGCGGCGCTACGCCCTGGGGGACTTCGACATCCTTGCCGGAGATGCGCCTCCCCCTGGCCCCGCCTCGGAGGGGATCCCCGAAGGGATGCGGAACACCACGTTGACGAAGCGGGCCGGTGCGATGCGACGGGTGGGGATGTCCGGAACGGTCATCGAGGCTGCCTTGCTCAAGGACAACGCGGCACACTGCCAGCCACCTCTCCCCGAGGCAGAGGTCCGGGGCATCGCGAAGAGCGTTGCGCGATACGAACCGGCGAAGGCCGTGAGCTTTCCGCTCTCGGACGCGGGGAACGCCGAGCTGTTCGCGGCGACGTACGGCGAGGACCTCCGGCACGACCACTGGCGCGGACGGGACCTGATCTTCGCTGGACACCATTGGCGAGAAGATCCCGACGATGCGTGGACGCGCCTCGCCATCGAGTCGGCGCGGCGGCGCTTCACGGCGATGGCGGAGGCAGACATCACGACGAAGGCGCGAGAGACCGTCGCGCGATGGGCGCTGCGGTCAGAGGACCGCAACCGCGTCGCCGCCACCCTGGCCCTCGCCCGGGCGCTGCCGCCTATCGCCGACCAGGGGGATGGGTGGGACGCTGAGCCGTGGCTGCTCGGCGTCCCGGGCGGCGTCGTGGACCTGAGGACCGGGGAACCCCGCGGCGGCCGTCGCGAGGACAAGATCACGAAGCGGGCGGCGTGCGACCTGATCCCCGGGGCGACGTGCCCGCGGTGGCATCGGTTCCTCGACGAGATCTTCGAGGGCAACGCCGAGCTGATCGACTTCGTGTGGCGGCTGATCGGCTACGTGCTCACCGGCCTCACCACCGAGCAGATCGTGGTGCTGCTCCACGGGTCGGGGGCCAACGGCAAGAGCGTGTTCTTGAACGTGCTGCGGCACGTCCTCGGGGAGTATGGGCACAACGCGCCCTTCTCGACGTTCGAGCACCAGCACCGCGCGGGTGTGCCCACGGACGTTGCCGACCTGGAGGGGAAACGGCTGATCACCAGCGCCGAGACCGGCGAGACCACCCGGCTGAACGAGCCGCGGCTCAAGGCCCTCTCTGGCGGCGACCCGGTCACTGCCCGCCGCCTCTTCAAGGACTTCTACACGTTCTCGCCCACGGGGAAGATCTTCCTCTGCGTGAACCACCTCCCGAAGGTCAAGGACGACTCGCACGGCTTCTGGCGCAGGATGCGGATCATCCCCTTCCTGCGGCAGTTCTCCCCCGAGGAGGCGGACCGCCACCTGGAGGGAAAGCTGATCGCGGAGGCCCCCGGGATCCTCGCGTGGGCCGTCGCCGGGTGCCTTGAGTGGCAGCGGCGCGGCTTGGAACCCCCCGCCTGCGTCCTCGCGGCCACGGACGCCTACCGGGAGGAGTCCGACCCGGTGAGTGAGTTCCTCGCTACCGGCTGTCTCACCGGCCCCGAGTTTCGGGTTCAAGCCGGGGTTCTCTACGACGCCTACGTCTCGTGGGCCGAGGGTGCCCGATTACCTCGGTGGGACATCCTGTCCGCCACGGCGTTCGGCCGCAGGATGTCGGAGCGATTCACCAAGGAGAGGGGGCGCGGACCCGCCTGGTACCTCGGGGTTGGGCTCCCGGCGACGGAAACGGAGGTGCCGTTTTGACCGTTCGCGGCGGGTTGCGGGGGGTTTGCGGCCGATTTGCCTTAATACGCTTTCTTCGTCCTTCGCGGGGGAACCTTGTACGAAACCCCCCGAAACCCCCCGCAACCCGCCGCATGGCCCCTTGGGCAGGAAAGGAAGGTCCCCGGTGATCTGCCCCGGTTGTGGCCAACACATGGCGGAGGGCGCCCTGGTCGGCGTCTGGTGGGACGCTGCGGGCCAGTTCCGGGGGACGTACGTCCTTTGCCACGACTGCGCGACCGTCACCTTGCACGGTACCCAAGAACAACGGAACGCCGTGGCGGAGCGGGTCGAGTTCGAACTGGCGTCCGCCGGGGCGGAGTTATCGCGGGAGGTCCACTGATGGTTGCGGGTCCTATTAAGCTTGCCAGCGAGGGGGTATATTCGGACCGCATTTCTCGGTTAGGGACAGGGGGGAATGTTTACTTCATGCCTTCCATGGAAGGGGGTGACAGATGGGCGAGATCGTGAACGGGAAGCGCCTCGGCGCCATCTTCGGCGTCGAACCACGGACCATCTCCAACTGGCGCAAGGAGGGTTTGCCGGTCCACGAGGACCAGGGGCGCGGCAAGGACACCCTGTACGACACGGCCGTGACGCACCAGTGGCTCCTGGCCCGGGACGGCGCGGCGGGAACCAGGGACCCGGGGACGGTGGCGGCGCGGCGGCGGCTCCTGGAGATCGAGGCCGAACGGCGGGCGATCCACCTGGCCCGGGAGCAGGGGGAAGTGGTCCTTGCTGACGACGCGGAGAAGCTCTGGTCGGCCCAGGTGACGGCCTGCCGGTCGCGGCTCCTGGCGATTCCCACCAAGGCGACGCCGAGGGTCGTCGGCCTGGAGAACCACGCCGAGGTCAACGATGTCCTGCAAACCCTGATCTACGAGGCCCTCGACGAACTGGCCGGGGGAAATCTCGACGTAGAGGAGGTCCAACCATGAGGATCGCGAGAGGCGTGATCTACAACGAGACCGATCTGGTCCGCTCCCTCGGGGGGAAGCGACCCATCAGCGGCGCGGCCTTGTTCGACCAGCTGCTCGACGCGGCCAAGGCGGGGCGGAGGGCGGCGTTCCTGGCGAGTCTCACCCGGTACGAGTTCGACGTGCTGTGCGAAGCACTAACTACCCCGAAGGGAGAAAGAGTATGAGCGCGAAACTCATGGCAAGGCCCTACCAGGAGGCGAAGCAGAGGCGGTCCCACCTGGAACTGGCACGGGGGATGGACAAGTACGAGATCCCGCAGTGGCCCGAACTGGACACCCTCGGCGAACGCGGATGCGACATCAGTCGGGTCTGCTTCGACGGGCTGCGGGCCCTCGGGACCGTGGACGACACCGGGGGCGGCTACCTCGTGGACTCGAAACCCATGACGGCCATTGAGTACCTCGGCCACCTACTCGCGGCGCGGAAGGCCGGGGCGGTCGTCGTCAACGCCACGGCGGCGGACTTCTCCCCGACCCCCGTGGAGAAGACCCCGCCGGTGCCCTACTGGGTCGATGAGTTGAACATCCCCGGCGACCAGACCCCCTCGACCTGGGGGATCATCAACCCCCGCATGCGGTCGATGATCTGCTGGGCCGACCTGACCCTGCAGCTGCGGGTCGCCACCGGCGGCGCGGCCGAGGGCATCGCCACGCGGTCCTTCCTCAAGGCGCTGGCCCGGGG
Encoded here:
- a CDS encoding phage/plasmid primase, P4 family; the protein is MTTAAADFFNSLYGCCEHNVNLRAIDPQRKRPAREAFVRGSGDIFDFAEKHASDHVYFGVATRNGTGTKDGIREIVAVHVDVDFKDTPREKASALLDAFPLPPTFVVETGGGWHLYWLLTAPEGRGAIPRVEAINRWLAQVLGGDLNACDASRILRVPGTRNHKYDSAPVVTISEAHPERRYALGDFDILAGDAPPPGPASEGIPEGMRNTTLTKRAGAMRRVGMSGTVIEAALLKDNAAHCQPPLPEAEVRGIAKSVARYEPAKAVSFPLSDAGNAELFAATYGEDLRHDHWRGRDLIFAGHHWREDPDDAWTRLAIESARRRFTAMAEADITTKARETVARWALRSEDRNRVAATLALARALPPIADQGDGWDAEPWLLGVPGGVVDLRTGEPRGGRREDKITKRAACDLIPGATCPRWHRFLDEIFEGNAELIDFVWRLIGYVLTGLTTEQIVVLLHGSGANGKSVFLNVLRHVLGEYGHNAPFSTFEHQHRAGVPTDVADLEGKRLITSAETGETTRLNEPRLKALSGGDPVTARRLFKDFYTFSPTGKIFLCVNHLPKVKDDSHGFWRRMRIIPFLRQFSPEEADRHLEGKLIAEAPGILAWAVAGCLEWQRRGLEPPACVLAATDAYREESDPVSEFLATGCLTGPEFRVQAGVLYDAYVSWAEGARLPRWDILSATAFGRRMSERFTKERGRGPAWYLGVGLPATETEVPF
- a CDS encoding terminase small subunit — encoded protein: MGEIVNGKRLGAIFGVEPRTISNWRKEGLPVHEDQGRGKDTLYDTAVTHQWLLARDGAAGTRDPGTVAARRRLLEIEAERRAIHLAREQGEVVLADDAEKLWSAQVTACRSRLLAIPTKATPRVVGLENHAEVNDVLQTLIYEALDELAGGNLDVEEVQP
- a CDS encoding phage major capsid protein gives rise to the protein MSAKLMARPYQEAKQRRSHLELARGMDKYEIPQWPELDTLGERGCDISRVCFDGLRALGTVDDTGGGYLVDSKPMTAIEYLGHLLAARKAGAVVVNATAADFSPTPVEKTPPVPYWVDELNIPGDQTPSTWGIINPRMRSMICWADLTLQLRVATGGAAEGIATRSFLKALARGADQATFHGSGVDGQPTGIVNTPGVTVTDGGTFSLAKAAAMLKTVEAGNGTAISWVMDPATAELLRQRPKAANGERMIFEGGKILDCPALVSTGVAAGTLFCGDFSNVVLLLRSIDLNVDRSAKSMSGGVRLVYYLNGDVLVTQPQAFSVAQGVN